The Paenibacillus sp. FSL R7-0204 genome includes a region encoding these proteins:
- a CDS encoding xylulokinase yields the protein MTHSVKQAIVQGETSLGIEFGSTRIKAVLIDHHFETIASGTYEWENQFTNGYWTYDLREVVQGLQAAYQHLQQAVQQTYGVTLQTVGSIGCSAMMQGYIVLDQAGELLVPFRTWRNATTSAAAAELSGTFQFKIPERWSIAHLYQAILNGEEHVARIDYLTTLSGYVHLLLTGCRALGIGDASGMFPIDEATKQYNEEMVKQFTGLIAGRGYPWKLQDILPTVYTAGMNAGNLSEAGARLIDPSGRLQAGIPLCPPEGDAGTGMVATGSVRKRTGNISVGTSVFAMFVLEQNLSAVHPEIDIVNTPEGSPVAMVLANNCSSDLNAWVGLFREFYEAMGLTPDMDQLFSVLLNQALEAEADGGGLLSYGYYSGENITGLAEGRPLFVRSPQSRFTLANFMRVHLYSAFAALRLGMEILTGQERVTIDRISAHGGLFRTPQVGQRICAAALNVPVSVLSTAGEGGAWGIAILASYMMHKEPNESLADYLTSKVFCNMEGQEVAPDPTDVDGFALYMERYTRGLPIEQAAVDHLLENRKRG from the coding sequence ATGACGCATTCCGTCAAACAGGCGATTGTTCAGGGAGAAACGTCGCTCGGGATTGAGTTCGGGTCTACGCGAATCAAGGCTGTGCTGATCGATCACCATTTTGAAACGATCGCATCCGGCACCTATGAATGGGAAAATCAATTCACTAATGGGTACTGGACTTACGATCTCAGGGAAGTAGTTCAAGGGCTGCAAGCAGCCTACCAGCATTTACAGCAAGCGGTTCAGCAGACCTATGGCGTCACGCTGCAAACCGTCGGCTCCATAGGCTGCTCGGCCATGATGCAGGGGTATATTGTGCTGGACCAGGCGGGAGAGCTGCTGGTTCCATTCCGTACCTGGCGCAATGCTACCACAAGCGCTGCTGCTGCGGAGCTAAGCGGAACATTCCAGTTCAAAATTCCAGAGCGCTGGAGTATCGCCCACTTGTATCAGGCTATTTTGAACGGTGAAGAGCATGTGGCCAGAATAGATTATCTTACGACCCTCTCGGGTTACGTTCACTTGCTGCTGACGGGCTGCAGGGCTCTCGGGATTGGGGATGCCTCCGGGATGTTCCCCATCGATGAAGCAACCAAGCAGTACAATGAAGAGATGGTGAAGCAGTTCACCGGTCTAATTGCCGGCAGAGGCTATCCATGGAAGCTGCAAGATATCCTGCCTACAGTGTATACGGCCGGTATGAATGCCGGAAATCTCAGTGAAGCAGGTGCCCGGCTGATCGACCCGTCAGGCCGTTTGCAGGCCGGTATTCCGCTATGCCCGCCGGAGGGCGATGCCGGAACAGGCATGGTGGCTACAGGCAGCGTCAGGAAACGTACCGGCAATATTTCCGTAGGGACGTCGGTCTTTGCCATGTTTGTGCTGGAGCAGAATTTAAGTGCGGTCCACCCTGAGATTGATATTGTGAATACACCGGAAGGCAGCCCGGTAGCTATGGTTCTTGCCAATAACTGCTCCAGCGATCTGAATGCCTGGGTCGGCTTGTTTCGTGAATTCTATGAAGCCATGGGGCTGACGCCTGACATGGACCAGTTATTCAGCGTCCTGCTGAACCAGGCACTGGAAGCGGAGGCGGATGGCGGCGGCTTGCTGAGCTACGGTTACTATTCCGGCGAGAACATCACCGGACTTGCTGAGGGGCGTCCGCTATTCGTCCGTTCGCCGCAAAGCCGCTTCACTCTGGCTAACTTCATGAGAGTGCATCTGTATAGCGCCTTCGCAGCGCTAAGACTCGGAATGGAGATTCTGACCGGGCAGGAACGGGTAACTATTGACCGTATTTCAGCGCATGGCGGATTGTTCCGCACCCCGCAGGTCGGCCAGCGGATCTGTGCGGCTGCACTGAATGTTCCGGTCTCGGTCCTGTCTACGGCCGGAGAAGGCGGCGCATGGGGCATAGCCATATTGGCCTCTTATATGATGCATAAGGAGCCGAACGAGAGCCTGGCAGATTACTTGACCTCTAAGGTGTTCTGTAACATGGAAGGACAGGAGGTAGCGCCTGACCCTACTGATGTGGACGGCTTTGCCCTCTATATGGAGCGTTACACCAGGGGGCTGCCCATCGAGCAGGCGGCGGTAGATCATTTACTGGAGAATCGGAAGAGAGGATAA
- a CDS encoding acyl CoA:acetate/3-ketoacid CoA transferase, translating to MTKVISAAKAAELIKDGDTVAASGFGLSCWAEEMGIAIEERFVQTGQPKNLTVMHASAVGNRRDKGMSHLGHEGLIKRWIGGIAIASPGLAKLIEEDKCEAYNLPQGVITQLYREIAAKRPGVITKVGMETFVDPRVEGGKMSPSTKEDIVKVIELEGEEWLFYKTFPIQIALIRGTVADENGNLTLEKEGLHMEVLPIAQAVRNSGGIVIAQVETVAKNGTLNPKDVKVPGILVDYLVVSTPENHYQTENTQYNPAFSGHVKVPVDSIEILPLDERKIISRRTAVELQPNTILNLGVGIPVNVANIAAEEGVDDQLILTTEAGSIGGVPAGLKDFGHAYNSEAIVDHDAQFDFYDGGGIDLSVLGLAQTDESGNVNVSKFGTRVAGCGGFINISQAAKKLVFAGTFTAGGLQIKVENGKLHIIQEGKAKKFIKKVQQITFSGSYAAKVQQPVVYVTERAVFELLNGKMTLTEIAPGIDLQTEILDQMDFKPVISPDLKEMDAAMFQENWGMLKSIIADKNRVLQEV from the coding sequence ATGACAAAAGTAATTTCAGCAGCCAAAGCAGCAGAACTTATCAAGGATGGAGATACCGTAGCAGCGAGTGGATTCGGATTATCCTGCTGGGCAGAAGAGATGGGGATCGCCATTGAAGAGCGTTTCGTGCAGACCGGACAACCGAAGAATCTGACCGTGATGCATGCCAGCGCAGTCGGCAACCGCCGTGATAAGGGGATGAGCCACCTGGGACATGAAGGCCTTATCAAACGCTGGATTGGCGGTATCGCCATCGCTTCCCCGGGATTGGCCAAGCTGATTGAAGAGGATAAATGCGAAGCCTACAACCTGCCTCAGGGTGTCATTACCCAGCTCTACCGCGAGATTGCGGCTAAGCGCCCGGGTGTGATTACCAAGGTAGGCATGGAGACCTTCGTCGATCCCCGCGTGGAGGGCGGCAAGATGTCCCCGTCCACGAAAGAAGACATTGTGAAGGTGATTGAATTAGAAGGTGAAGAGTGGCTGTTCTATAAGACCTTCCCGATTCAGATTGCCCTGATCCGCGGAACCGTAGCGGACGAGAACGGTAACCTGACGCTGGAAAAAGAAGGCCTGCACATGGAGGTTCTGCCGATCGCCCAGGCCGTCCGCAATTCCGGCGGTATCGTGATCGCCCAGGTAGAGACCGTGGCCAAGAATGGCACCTTGAATCCCAAGGATGTGAAGGTTCCGGGCATTCTGGTAGATTACCTCGTCGTGTCCACCCCGGAGAATCATTACCAGACCGAGAATACACAGTATAATCCGGCGTTCTCCGGTCATGTGAAAGTGCCTGTAGATTCGATTGAAATCCTGCCGCTGGATGAGCGCAAAATCATCTCCCGCCGCACAGCCGTAGAGCTTCAGCCGAATACCATTCTGAATCTCGGCGTCGGCATCCCGGTGAATGTAGCGAACATTGCTGCTGAAGAGGGCGTGGACGACCAGCTGATTCTGACCACAGAGGCAGGCTCGATCGGCGGGGTTCCAGCAGGTCTGAAGGACTTCGGCCATGCGTACAACTCCGAGGCGATTGTAGATCATGATGCTCAGTTTGACTTCTATGACGGCGGCGGTATTGACTTGTCCGTCCTTGGCCTGGCCCAGACGGATGAGTCGGGGAACGTGAATGTCAGCAAATTCGGCACACGGGTAGCGGGCTGCGGCGGATTCATCAATATCTCTCAGGCGGCGAAGAAGCTGGTGTTCGCGGGTACTTTTACAGCGGGCGGGCTGCAGATCAAGGTGGAGAACGGCAAGCTGCACATCATTCAAGAGGGCAAAGCCAAGAAATTCATCAAAAAGGTACAGCAGATCACCTTCAGCGGATCTTATGCCGCCAAGGTTCAGCAGCCGGTTGTGTATGTTACGGAACGCGCCGTCTTTGAACTGCTGAACGGGAAAATGACCTTAACCGAAATCGCGCCAGGCATCGACCTGCAGACAGAGATTCTGGATCAGATGGACTTCAAGCCGGTCATTTCACCGGATTTGAAGGAAATGGACGCGGCTATGTTCCAAGAGAACTGGGGCATGCTGAAGTCGATTATCGCCGATAAGAACCGGGTGCTGCAGGAAGTATAG
- a CDS encoding L-lactate MFS transporter: protein MNVQLNRWRILIASTIINICVGAIYAFSIFALPLTKVFSVSMPDIMIAFTINAAISPIPMILGGKLVDKGGAKKAVFIGGAMFGIGFILSGLATAPWMLYITYGVITGIGQGIVYSSTIGNSVKLFPDKRGLAAGIVTAGYGGGTIAIAPIANALITSGGVQSALITLGVAFLVIILGLGLLVKPAPAGYAPEGWTPPVTRAAKAGVNVPWNEMIKKPLFYVIACLFLIGALSGMMVTANASVIGQKMFGLTAAAAALYVSLYSLSNCLGRVFWGAVSDRIGRVKCLLMIYLVIAAMMLTIALSSSVAGFAVAIAGIGLCFGGTMGIFPSIVGEKFGMKYYGVNYGVTFIGYSGAAFFGPRIAGSVAAANDGNFTNAFYIALVISLVGFALTFVYKAMEKQKPEPEVAKAA, encoded by the coding sequence ATGAACGTACAGTTGAACCGCTGGAGGATCTTGATTGCCTCAACGATCATTAATATCTGTGTAGGCGCCATTTATGCTTTTAGTATTTTCGCACTGCCATTAACGAAGGTTTTCAGCGTGAGCATGCCGGATATTATGATTGCTTTTACCATTAATGCAGCGATTTCCCCAATTCCGATGATCCTAGGCGGTAAGCTGGTGGATAAAGGGGGGGCCAAGAAGGCAGTCTTTATCGGCGGTGCGATGTTCGGGATTGGGTTCATTCTCTCGGGCCTGGCTACTGCACCTTGGATGCTGTATATCACCTATGGTGTCATTACCGGGATTGGTCAGGGAATCGTGTATTCCTCGACCATTGGCAACAGCGTGAAGCTCTTTCCGGATAAAAGAGGTCTGGCAGCGGGGATCGTTACAGCCGGATATGGCGGCGGCACCATCGCTATCGCTCCTATCGCTAATGCGCTGATCACCAGTGGTGGTGTACAGTCTGCCTTAATTACGCTCGGTGTTGCTTTCCTGGTGATTATTCTAGGACTTGGCTTGCTCGTCAAACCTGCCCCGGCCGGTTATGCTCCTGAAGGCTGGACCCCTCCGGTAACCAGAGCAGCCAAGGCGGGAGTGAATGTACCATGGAACGAGATGATCAAGAAGCCGTTATTCTATGTGATTGCCTGCCTGTTTCTGATCGGTGCCCTGTCTGGTATGATGGTAACCGCGAATGCATCGGTAATTGGTCAAAAAATGTTCGGCTTAACCGCAGCAGCAGCAGCACTCTACGTAAGCTTGTACTCGCTGAGCAACTGCCTGGGCCGTGTGTTCTGGGGCGCAGTGTCCGATAGAATCGGCCGCGTGAAATGCCTGCTGATGATCTATCTGGTCATTGCAGCTATGATGCTCACGATTGCTTTATCGTCTTCTGTTGCCGGATTTGCTGTCGCCATTGCCGGAATCGGCCTGTGCTTCGGCGGAACAATGGGCATCTTCCCGTCCATTGTCGGTGAGAAATTCGGTATGAAATATTACGGCGTGAACTACGGTGTCACCTTCATCGGCTACTCGGGAGCCGCATTCTTCGGACCGAGAATTGCCGGCAGTGTAGCGGCAGCCAATGACGGCAACTTCACGAACGCCTTTTACATCGCATTGGTCATCTCCCTGGTCGGCTTCGCCTTAACCTTCGTCTACAAAGCGATGGAGAAGCAGAAGCCCGAGCCGGAAGTGGCTAAGGCGGCTTAA
- a CDS encoding DUF561 domain-containing protein, with protein sequence MSITQLLGIKYPIFQGGMAQIAVSPLVGAVSNAGGLGIIGSGGFTADRLRDEIRKAKASTDKPFAVNLMLMMNNIPELIQVIIEEGVKIVTTGAGTPAPYMPILKEHGIIVIPVVPSVKIAKKMEALGVDAIVAEGTEAGGHVGETTTMALLPQVASAVSIPVIGAGGIADGRGIAAAFALGAQGVQVGTRFLATVECPTHENFKLAVINADDTSTTVTGRSLGGPVRSIKNSMIAEFLRMENEKASREELESLSLGSLRRAVFEGDTDTGSVMAGQICGMVNKITTVEEMITTMFAEAQEVMDKMGKVTFEAVAHA encoded by the coding sequence ATGTCGATTACACAACTGTTAGGAATTAAATATCCGATTTTCCAGGGCGGTATGGCTCAGATTGCGGTGTCTCCACTGGTAGGCGCTGTGTCCAATGCGGGCGGGCTGGGCATTATCGGCTCCGGCGGCTTCACCGCCGACCGTCTCCGTGACGAGATCCGCAAGGCCAAAGCAAGCACCGACAAGCCGTTTGCCGTCAACCTGATGCTGATGATGAACAATATCCCTGAGCTGATCCAGGTTATTATTGAAGAAGGCGTGAAGATCGTAACCACAGGCGCAGGCACACCCGCTCCTTATATGCCGATTCTGAAGGAACATGGCATTATCGTGATTCCGGTAGTCCCTTCCGTCAAAATCGCCAAGAAAATGGAAGCGCTCGGTGTCGATGCGATTGTAGCTGAGGGAACGGAAGCTGGCGGACATGTAGGTGAAACAACGACTATGGCCTTGCTGCCGCAAGTTGCCAGTGCGGTATCGATTCCGGTAATCGGGGCCGGCGGGATTGCCGATGGACGCGGGATTGCCGCTGCTTTTGCACTCGGAGCCCAAGGTGTTCAGGTTGGAACCCGGTTCCTCGCGACCGTGGAATGCCCGACACATGAGAACTTCAAGCTGGCAGTCATCAACGCCGATGATACCAGCACAACCGTAACTGGCCGCAGCCTCGGCGGTCCGGTAAGAAGCATTAAGAACAGCATGATTGCCGAATTCCTCAGAATGGAGAATGAGAAGGCATCGCGTGAGGAGCTGGAGAGCTTAAGCTTGGGCTCGCTGCGCAGAGCTGTATTTGAAGGAGATACCGATACCGGCTCCGTCATGGCAGGACAGATCTGCGGGATGGTCAACAAGATTACCACCGTGGAAGAGATGATCACCACCATGTTCGCTGAGGCGCAGGAAGTCATGGACAAGATGGGCAAAGTAACCTTTGAAGCTGTAGCACATGCCTAA
- a CDS encoding sigma-54 interaction domain-containing protein: MNVTKKNKNTGKPAFEELVEEYPSTLFVTDQNGNILISNEFTALTIGIHLEELLKANVQDLVKAGYYAHSITMEAIATKQKVSKTVNTSRGFHVFSSAIPILDKDGEVQLVVTTSNEFSQEQNYYEANVPVAQQIQKQLGGMAAEKKKGIVAESLAMKQIIKVCNQIASYDSKVLIYGESGTGKEVIAKYIHLKSEKWKGPFIPINCAAIAPALFEYELFGYEKGVLEGQTEVKAGMIEIASGGVLFLDEIADMPMEMQAKLLRVLENNEVRRVGGITNIPVHCRVIAATNRDLWSLVKKGLFREDLYYRINVIPIHIPPLRNRKLDLVGLISSFIASFNEMYGKKYVLSAEEFDKMLNEPWHGNVRELRNYIERLVVTEHVALSLQEEEPAYDWFSLDHFIEKNKQQLSTLKDFTAIAEGHYIKKVLKDCSGNGTEAAKRLSVDRSVIYRKLKKMEEVLRFK; this comes from the coding sequence ATGAATGTGACCAAAAAAAACAAAAATACAGGTAAACCCGCGTTCGAAGAACTCGTGGAAGAATATCCGTCTACGTTATTTGTTACCGATCAGAACGGGAATATCTTAATCTCCAATGAATTTACCGCGCTAACCATTGGCATCCATCTGGAGGAGCTGCTTAAGGCGAACGTTCAGGATCTGGTCAAGGCGGGCTATTACGCTCACTCTATTACTATGGAGGCTATTGCGACCAAGCAGAAGGTATCCAAAACCGTCAATACCTCCAGAGGCTTCCATGTCTTCTCGTCGGCGATTCCCATTCTGGATAAGGACGGGGAGGTACAACTGGTAGTTACCACCTCCAATGAATTCAGCCAGGAGCAGAATTACTATGAAGCGAATGTGCCTGTCGCCCAGCAGATTCAGAAGCAGTTAGGCGGTATGGCGGCAGAGAAGAAGAAGGGCATCGTGGCTGAGAGTCTGGCGATGAAGCAGATTATCAAGGTCTGCAACCAGATTGCCTCTTACGACAGCAAGGTGCTGATCTACGGCGAATCCGGCACGGGCAAAGAGGTGATCGCCAAGTACATCCATCTGAAGAGCGAGAAGTGGAAGGGACCGTTCATTCCGATTAACTGCGCTGCGATTGCTCCGGCTCTTTTTGAATATGAATTGTTCGGGTACGAGAAGGGCGTGCTTGAGGGGCAGACGGAGGTCAAGGCCGGTATGATTGAAATTGCGAGCGGCGGAGTGCTGTTCCTGGATGAGATTGCAGATATGCCGATGGAGATGCAGGCCAAATTGTTGCGGGTGCTTGAGAATAATGAAGTGCGACGCGTGGGCGGCATTACCAATATTCCGGTCCATTGCCGCGTGATTGCCGCTACCAACCGGGATCTGTGGAGTCTGGTCAAGAAGGGGCTGTTCCGCGAAGATCTGTATTACCGGATCAACGTCATTCCGATTCATATCCCGCCTCTGCGCAACCGCAAGCTGGACCTGGTAGGGTTAATCTCCAGCTTCATCGCCAGCTTCAATGAGATGTACGGCAAGAAATATGTGCTCAGTGCCGAAGAGTTCGACAAGATGCTGAACGAGCCCTGGCATGGGAACGTGAGAGAACTAAGGAATTACATCGAGAGGCTGGTCGTAACCGAGCATGTGGCCCTGAGTCTGCAGGAAGAGGAGCCGGCCTACGACTGGTTCTCCCTGGACCATTTTATCGAGAAGAATAAGCAGCAGCTCTCCACCCTGAAGGATTTCACTGCCATAGCTGAAGGGCATTATATCAAAAAAGTGCTTAAAGACTGCTCCGGAAATGGGACAGAAGCGGCCAAGCGGTTGAGTGTGGACCGGTCGGTGATTTACAGAAAGCTGAAGAAGATGGAAGAGGTGCTGCGATTTAAATGA